From the Gammaproteobacteria bacterium genome, the window CGATACCATCATCAATCAGAAGGGCAAGGACTGCATCTGCATTTACGTGGCGATCGGGCAGAAGGTTTCCGCCATCGCGAACGTGGTGACCAAGCTGGAAGAACACGATGCGATGTCGCACACCATCGTGGTCGCCGCCGGCGCGTCGGACTCCGCAGCCATGCAGTACATAGCACCTTATGCCGGCTGCGCGATGGGCGAATATTTCCGCGATCGCGGGCGGGACGCGCTGATCGTGTACGACGATCTGACCAAGCAGGCGTGGGCATACCGTGAGGTGAGCCTGCTGCTGCGTCGTCCGCCGGGTCGCGAAGCGTATCCGGGCGACGTGTTTTATCTGCACTCGCGTCTGCTGGAGCGCGCCTCGCGGGTCAACGCGGAGTACGTCAAGCGTGTCACCGACGGCGAGGTCACGGACAAGACCGGGTCGCTGACCGCGCTGCCGATCATCGAGACGCAGGCGGGCGACGTGTCCGCGTTCGTGCCGACCAACGTGATTTCCATTACCGACGGTCAGATCTTTCTCGATACCGATCTGTTCAACTCCGGTATCCGGCCGGCCATCGATGCTGGTCTGTCCGTATCGCGTGTGGGCGGCGCCGCGCAGACCAAGATCATCAAGAAGGTCGGTGGCGGCATCCGTCTGGCACTGGCGCAATATCGCGAGCTGGCGGCCTTCTCGCAGTTCGCATCCGATCTGGACGAGCAGACGCGCAAGCAGATCGAGCGCGGCAAGCGGATCACCGAGTTGATGAAGCAGAAGCAGTACGCACCGTTAAGCGTGGCGGAGATGGCCGTGTCACTCTTCGCCGGCAACGAAGGCTACCTGGACGACGTGGAGGTCAACAAGGTGGTCGCGTTCGAAACCGAATTGCGCGGCTATCTGGGTTCCGAGCAGAAAGACCTGATGGACGAGATCAACGAGGCGGGCGACTACAGCGACGAAGTCGTAAAAGGGATGCGCGAGGCGCTGGATGATTTCAAGGACAACCACACGTGGTAATCGCGATGATCCATGTTGACGCAATGGTTCCGACCATGAGCGGGTTTGCAGGCTGATGTCAGGCGAGCGCGAAATCCGCACCAAGATCAAGAGTGTGCAAAACACTCAGAAGATCACCAAGGCCATGGAGATGGTCGCCGCCAGCAAGATGCGCAAGGCGCAGCAGCACATGGAGGCGACGCGGCCTTACGCGCGCAAGATGCTGAGCGTGATCGGACATCTGGCCAACGCGCACCTGGAATATAAGCACCCATTTTTTGTCGAGCGCGAGCCCAAACGGGTCGGCTTCATCATCGTTTCCAGTGATCGCGGTCTGGCCGGCGGCCTCAACGTCAATCTGTTCCGGACCACTCTCCCTGCCATGCGCGACTGGCGCGACAAGGGCGCGGAGATCGATCTGTGTCTGATCGGCGGCAAGGCCGAAGCGTTTTTCAAGCGTCTGGGCGGGAACGTGGAGGCATCGACCAAGGGTCTTGGCGACCGCCCGCGCCTGGCTGACCTGATCGGTTCCATCAAGGTCATGCTGGATGCCTATTATGAAGAAAAACTCGACCGCCTCTTTCTGATCAGCAACGAGTTCGTCAACACCATGACGCAGAAGCCGCGCATCGTTCAGCTGGTACCGCTGGAGCCAGCCGAAGACGAGGAGCTCAAGCACTACTGGGATTACATTTACGAGCCCGACGCGAAAGAGGTGCTGGACGGTATGCTCACGCGGTATATCGAGTCGGTCGTGTACCAGGCCGTGGTGGAAAACGTCGCCTGCGAGATGGCGGCGCGCATGGTGGCGATGAAGAGCGCGTCGGACAACGCGGCGGAGTTGATCGACGATTTGCAGCTTGCCTACAACAAGGCGCGACAGTCAGCGATCACGCAGGAACTTTCAGAGATCGTGGCTGGCGCGGCGGCGGTGTGATCAGGTTCCCGCAAAGACGCCTAGGCGCAAAAAACCCGACGCGCAAAGAATTTATTAGTCTCATGACACCAGATGCTCGTTGATATGATCTCGATACGTCAGCGCTTTGGGAAGCTGCAACAATACAAAGTCCAGCATCATCCTTTACGCCTTTGCGTGAGCACACATTCTTAACTTTGAGGTTT encodes:
- the atpG gene encoding F0F1 ATP synthase subunit gamma, translating into MSGEREIRTKIKSVQNTQKITKAMEMVAASKMRKAQQHMEATRPYARKMLSVIGHLANAHLEYKHPFFVEREPKRVGFIIVSSDRGLAGGLNVNLFRTTLPAMRDWRDKGAEIDLCLIGGKAEAFFKRLGGNVEASTKGLGDRPRLADLIGSIKVMLDAYYEEKLDRLFLISNEFVNTMTQKPRIVQLVPLEPAEDEELKHYWDYIYEPDAKEVLDGMLTRYIESVVYQAVVENVACEMAARMVAMKSASDNAAELIDDLQLAYNKARQSAITQELSEIVAGAAAV
- a CDS encoding F0F1 ATP synthase subunit alpha, translating into DTIINQKGKDCICIYVAIGQKVSAIANVVTKLEEHDAMSHTIVVAAGASDSAAMQYIAPYAGCAMGEYFRDRGRDALIVYDDLTKQAWAYREVSLLLRRPPGREAYPGDVFYLHSRLLERASRVNAEYVKRVTDGEVTDKTGSLTALPIIETQAGDVSAFVPTNVISITDGQIFLDTDLFNSGIRPAIDAGLSVSRVGGAAQTKIIKKVGGGIRLALAQYRELAAFSQFASDLDEQTRKQIERGKRITELMKQKQYAPLSVAEMAVSLFAGNEGYLDDVEVNKVVAFETELRGYLGSEQKDLMDEINEAGDYSDEVVKGMREALDDFKDNHTW